In one Silene latifolia isolate original U9 population chromosome 10, ASM4854445v1, whole genome shotgun sequence genomic region, the following are encoded:
- the LOC141609023 gene encoding xyloglucan glycosyltransferase 4-like yields the protein MAPNTVTVKLDNPSRAGFTIQLNDPKAGGKRKSSPLSIKQSTLFFILKLQRLFSLLKWVSMASKSKLGSIGKRVKLSEISEEEGRSRGKLYRFIRACLLISIIGLIIEMIAHFKKWDLTLINYNNWEVQVPNLWQWSYMAWMSFRADYIAPLLVMLSKFCIVLFLIQSLDRFVLCVGCFWMKYKKLKPKINEEASDVEDPCTFPMVLVQIPMCNEREVYDTSIGAVCQLDWPKDRILIQVLDDSDDESLQLLIKDEVDCWSEKGVNIIYRHRFIRTGYKAGNLKSAMSCDYVQNYEFVAIFDADFQPNPDFLKLTVPHFKGNPELGLVQARWTFVNKDENLLTRLQNINLCFHFEVEQQVNGWYLNFFGFNGTAGVWRIKALEDSGGWLDRTTVEDMDIAVRAHLNGWKFIYVDHVRALCELPGSYEAYKKQQHRWHSGPMQLFRLCLPAVLRSKISIWKKANLIFLFFLLRKLILPFYSFTLFCIILPLTMFIPEAELPNWVICYVPVFMSFLNILPAPKSFPFLVPYLLFENTMSVTKFNAMVSGLFQLGSAYEWVVTKKTGRASESDLLAVAERESKAMMTQEKLQRRSSDSGLEILGKLQKQEVTTTTTLGTPKINKRNSLYRKELALAFLLLIAAARSLLSKQGVHFYFLLFQGLSFLIVGLDLIGEQVS from the exons ATGGCACCAAATACAGTAACAGTTAAATTAGACAACCCATCAAGAGCAGGATTTACAATACAGTTAAACGATCCGAAAGCCGGAGGGAAAAGGAAATCATCCCCATTGAGCATAAAGCAATCTACTCTGTTTTTCATCCTGAAACTACAAAGACTATTCAGTCTCCTAAAATGGGTATCAATGGCATCAAAGTCAAAACTCGGGTCGATAGGGAAACGCGTAAAATTGTCCGAAATAAGTGAAGAAGAGGGGAGAAGCAGAGGAAAGTTATACAGATTTATCAGGGCATGTTTATTAATCTCAATTATCGGGCTGATTATTGAGATGATTGCCCATTTTAAGAAATGGGATTTAACtctaattaattataataattgggAAGTACAAGTACCTAATCTATGGCAATGGTCATATATGGCATGGATGTCATTTAGAGCAGATTATATAGCACCATTGTTGGTTATGCTTTCTAAATTCtgcattgttttatttcttaTCCAATCTTTGGATAGATTTGTCCTTTGTGTTGGTTGTTTTTGGATGAAATATAAAAAGTTGAAGCCAAAAATTAATGAAGAAGCTTCTGATGTTGAAGATCCTTGTACTTTCCCCATGGTTCTTGTCCAGATTCCCATGTGCAATGAACGAGAG GTGTACGATACATCAATTGGAGCAGTGTGTCAATTAGATTGGCCAAAAGATAGAATACTTATCCAAGTACTAGATGATTCGGATGACGAAAGCTTGCAGTTATTAATCAAGGATGAAGTTGACTGTTGGAGTGAAAAGGGTGTTAACATCATTTACAGACATAGATTCATCAGAACTGGTTACAAAGCTGGTAATCTTAAATCAGCTATGTCTTGTGATTATGTCCAGAATTATGAGTTTGTCGCCATTTTCGATGCTGATTTCCAGCCTAATCCTGATTTTCTCAAGCTTACTGTACCCCACTTTAAG GGTAACCCGGAATTAGGACTAGTCCAAGCACGGTGGACAtttgtgaacaaggatgaaaatCTTCTAACAAGACTTCAGAACATCAATTTATGCTTCCATTTTGAAGTGGAACAACAAGTTAATGGTTGGTACCTTAACTTCTTTGGCTTCAATGGAACGGCCGGGGTTTGGAGGATCAAAGCATTAGAGGACTCTGGAGGTTGGCTTGACAGAACCACTGTTGAAGATATGGACATCGCTGTTCGAGCTCATTTGAATGGATGGAAATTCATTTACGTTGACCATGTTAGAGCCCTTTGTGAGTTGCCTGGCTCCTATGAAGCTTACAAGAAACAGCAGCACCGTTGGCATTCTGGTCCAATGCAGCTCTTTAGGCTATGTCTACCTGCAGTtcttcggtctaag ATATCGATATGGAAGAAGGCGAACCTGATATTCCTATTTTTCCTTCTAAGAAAACTGATTCTACCCTTCTATTCTTTCACATTATTTTGCATCATACTTCCATTAACCATGTTTATTCCAGAGGCAGAGTTACCAAATTGGGTAATTTGCTATGTACCAGTATTCATGTCATTCTTAAACATTCTACCAGCACCAAAATCCTTCCCTTTCTTGGTCCCTTACCTACTCTTTGAGAACACAATGTCAGTCACAAAGTTCAATGCCATGGTTTCTGGGTTATTCCAACTAGGGAGTGCATATGAATGGGTAGTCACTAAAAAGACGGGACGGGCTTCTGAATCTGACCTATTGGCTGTTGCTGAGAGGGAAAGCAAGGCTATGATGACTCAAGAGAAGCTTCAAAGAAGGTCCTCAGATTCTGGCCTAGAAATATTGGGTAAGCTGCAAAAACAAGaggtaacaacaacaacaacattaggaACTCCTAAAATAAACAAGAGAAATAGTCTTTATAGGAAAGAGCTTGCACTAGCATTCCTTTTACTAATTGCAGCTGCAAGAAGTTTGTTGTCAAAGCAAGGTGTTCACTTCTATTTCTTGTTGTTTCAAGGATTATCTTTTCTTATTGTAGGGTTAGACTTGATTGGTGAACAAGTTAGTTAA